In Virgibacillus proomii, a single window of DNA contains:
- a CDS encoding zinc-dependent alcohol dehydrogenase — MKELKFDYTLPRYAFSKVAGKFMLSQYWNSKFSCLRFGEGPEPKLPNENWVKVKVKLGGICGSDLNLIFLHDSPAISSFASFPFTIGHEIVGEITELGAQVKQLNMKERVVIDPILSCEPRGYSNPCPACRKGNFSLCVHKAEGNIAPGLLIGSCRDTGGGWSSYVVAHRSQVFKLPDEVDDLNGVMVEPFSCALHSVLQNPPNKKDTVLVIGGGVIGICVIAAIRSLNIDCKIIALVKHDIQAEFASKYGADEIIFLRKSLYTKNLAESLSGKVLKPIFGPEVIQGGADIVYECVGRKQSINDGLRFSRSGGKVVLVGLAGIIDGIDWSMVWLNELEIKGSFAYSTEDYQGKRLRTFDIAIGLMRQGKVDLSSLITHQFSLEDFKTALHTAANKKTRAAMKVVFEP; from the coding sequence TTGAAAGAGTTGAAATTCGATTATACGTTACCACGCTATGCTTTTAGTAAAGTAGCAGGAAAATTCATGCTTTCCCAATATTGGAATTCAAAGTTTTCATGTTTACGATTTGGTGAAGGACCAGAACCAAAGCTTCCGAATGAAAACTGGGTAAAGGTGAAAGTGAAGCTTGGAGGTATTTGTGGGAGTGATCTTAATCTCATCTTTCTACATGATAGCCCGGCAATTTCATCGTTTGCTTCGTTCCCGTTTACCATTGGTCATGAAATTGTTGGTGAAATTACAGAACTCGGTGCTCAAGTAAAGCAACTGAATATGAAGGAACGGGTTGTTATTGATCCCATTCTTTCATGTGAACCAAGAGGGTATTCTAACCCTTGTCCGGCATGTCGTAAAGGGAATTTCAGTTTATGTGTGCATAAAGCAGAGGGAAATATAGCACCAGGTTTATTAATTGGTTCCTGCAGGGACACAGGTGGTGGATGGAGTTCCTATGTCGTTGCTCATAGGAGCCAGGTATTTAAACTCCCTGATGAAGTAGATGATTTAAATGGCGTCATGGTTGAACCTTTTAGCTGTGCCTTACATAGTGTTTTACAAAATCCTCCAAATAAAAAAGATACTGTTCTTGTGATCGGAGGAGGCGTGATTGGAATATGTGTAATCGCAGCTATCCGTTCACTAAATATAGATTGTAAAATTATTGCTTTGGTTAAACATGATATTCAAGCGGAGTTTGCTTCTAAATATGGGGCAGATGAAATTATTTTCTTACGTAAATCATTGTATACCAAGAATTTAGCTGAATCCCTTAGTGGAAAGGTGTTAAAGCCAATATTTGGTCCAGAAGTAATACAAGGTGGGGCTGATATTGTTTATGAATGTGTTGGAAGAAAGCAAAGTATCAATGATGGACTCCGTTTTTCGAGAAGTGGTGGAAAAGTTGTACTTGTAGGGCTTGCTGGAATTATTGATGGTATTGATTGGTCGATGGTATGGCTTAATGAGTTGGAAATCAAAGGAAGCTTTGCTTATAGTACAGAGGATTATCAGGGAAAGAGACTAAGAACGTTTGATATTGCAATCGGGTTAATGCGTCAAGGAAAGGTTGATCTTTCTTCATTAATTACACATCAATTCTCTCTTGAGGATTTTAAAACTGCTTTACATACAGCTGCAAATAAAAAAACTCGTGCAGCAATGAAAGTGGTATTTGAACCATAA
- a CDS encoding class II aldolase/adducin family protein — protein sequence MNQFTITGNTSSPFITWFMEGLKDKFSAEGYEYCQEPVDNIRVVFNILDKEKPRPFRRKAQATFVISVIERHLDKQEIQSNNNFEAAYPYLIRSLSNHLIYILHNQSQTYIYFVTPEQGFYKLEYEPEETESFFQKVYERLEPVASSQLVINNNFNENLHESLWNGNRLTEKMYLSGKKLDDMNLLPAPFPLENYLTSRDMRQLKKLYGIGGLSYGNLSSREDEKNFWMSASGVNKANMRNIGQDILYITGFNEGSNAMEISVPPNITPKRASVDAIEHWMIYKEHPDVGAIVHIHAWMDGIKATEVNYPCGTIQLAEAVSDLVRNADYPSRAVIGLKNHGLTITGHDLDDIFERIEGKVVQQVPMV from the coding sequence TTGAATCAATTCACAATAACAGGGAACACAAGCAGTCCTTTTATTACATGGTTTATGGAAGGATTAAAGGATAAATTTTCGGCAGAAGGATACGAATATTGTCAAGAACCGGTAGATAATATCAGAGTTGTATTTAATATTCTTGACAAGGAAAAACCACGTCCTTTTCGCCGTAAAGCACAAGCAACATTTGTCATTTCGGTTATAGAAAGACATTTAGACAAACAGGAAATACAATCGAACAATAATTTTGAAGCTGCTTATCCCTATTTAATAAGGTCCTTATCAAACCATTTAATTTATATCCTACATAATCAAAGTCAAACATATATTTATTTTGTTACACCGGAACAAGGTTTTTATAAATTAGAGTATGAACCAGAAGAGACGGAGTCTTTCTTCCAAAAAGTTTACGAAAGGTTAGAACCTGTCGCCTCTTCTCAACTAGTCATTAATAATAACTTTAACGAAAATCTCCATGAAAGTTTATGGAATGGAAATAGGCTAACTGAAAAAATGTACTTATCCGGTAAGAAATTGGATGATATGAATCTTCTGCCTGCTCCGTTTCCCCTGGAGAATTATTTGACCTCACGTGATATGCGGCAGTTAAAAAAATTATACGGAATCGGTGGTTTGAGTTACGGTAATCTGAGTAGCAGGGAAGATGAGAAGAATTTTTGGATGAGTGCAAGCGGTGTTAATAAAGCGAATATGCGCAATATTGGGCAGGATATTTTATATATAACTGGGTTTAATGAGGGGAGTAATGCAATGGAAATTAGTGTTCCACCTAACATTACCCCAAAGAGAGCCTCTGTAGATGCGATTGAACATTGGATGATTTATAAAGAACATCCTGATGTAGGAGCGATTGTTCATATCCATGCATGGATGGATGGTATAAAAGCAACAGAGGTTAATTATCCTTGTGGAACCATACAATTAGCCGAGGCGGTATCGGACTTAGTACGCAATGCGGATTATCCTTCGAGGGCCGTCATTGGGTTGAAGAATCACGGTCTTACGATTACAGGTCATGATTTGGATGATATTTTTGAACGTATCGAAGGAAAAGTCGTCCAACAAGTACCTATGGTCTAA